Proteins encoded together in one Microbacterium sp. zg-Y625 window:
- the pyrE gene encoding orotate phosphoribosyltransferase: MTVASTPALEADRQALIALIKDEAVFHGDFTLSSGKKATYYVDMRKLTLDHRAAPAIGRIMLDLVRDVDGVVAVGGLTLGADPIANAIMHESVHAGTPLDAFVVRKEPKDHGRGRQVEGADVAGKRVVVVEDTSTTGQSALKAVEALRREGAEPVAVAVIVDRKTGAQDAVEAAGLQWLAAIDLDDLGLQPQ; encoded by the coding sequence ATGACCGTCGCCTCCACGCCCGCCCTCGAAGCCGACCGCCAGGCGCTCATCGCGCTGATCAAGGACGAGGCCGTGTTCCACGGGGACTTCACGCTGTCTTCGGGCAAGAAGGCGACCTACTACGTCGACATGCGCAAGCTCACGCTCGACCACCGCGCCGCGCCCGCGATCGGACGCATCATGCTCGACCTCGTGCGCGACGTCGACGGGGTCGTCGCCGTGGGCGGGCTGACCCTCGGGGCCGACCCCATCGCCAACGCGATCATGCACGAGTCGGTGCACGCCGGCACCCCGCTCGACGCCTTCGTCGTGCGCAAGGAGCCGAAGGACCATGGCCGCGGCCGCCAGGTCGAGGGGGCCGACGTCGCCGGAAAGCGGGTCGTCGTGGTCGAGGACACTTCCACGACGGGGCAGTCGGCGCTCAAGGCCGTCGAGGCCCTGCGCCGCGAGGGCGCGGAGCCCGTCGCCGTCGCCGTGATCGTCGACCGCAAGACCGGCGCGCAGGATGCCGTCGAGGCCGCCGGCCTGCAGTGGCTCGCCGCGATCGACCTCGACGACCTGGGCCTGCAGCCGCAGTAG
- a CDS encoding Re/Si-specific NAD(P)(+) transhydrogenase subunit alpha produces MTRVGIVAEAAPETRVAATPTTVAKLIALGYDVVVEEGAGAASSFPDAAYRDAGAQIDGRDEAWASDVVLKVNPPTPAEVELLADGATIVCLLAPALRPDVRESLQTRGITALALDAVPRISRAQSMDALSSMANISGYRAVVEAAHEFGRFFTGQVTAAGKVPPAKVLVAGAGVAGLAAIGAASSLGAIVRATDPRPEVADQVRSIGGEYLPVVVDEVMESGDGYAKATSEAYDRAAAALYSAQAREVDVVITTALIPGRPAPRLLTAADVASMKPGSVIVDMAAAQGGNVEGTIDGERVVTDNGVIILGYSDLASRLPAQASQLYGTNLVNLLALLTPGKDGRLVLDFDDVVQRSITVVRDGRSTWPPPPVPVSAAPAAASTPAVSTAPAAPKRTLSPAGRTGLIALGIAALFVVSAVAPAPLPQHLTVLVLSVIVGFYVIGKVHHALHTPLMSVTNAISGIIIVGAMLQVTTPDPAVQILAAVAVLLASVNIFGGFAVTRRMLAMFSKGDR; encoded by the coding sequence ATGACGCGCGTGGGCATCGTCGCCGAGGCCGCTCCCGAGACCCGGGTCGCCGCCACTCCGACCACCGTCGCGAAGCTCATCGCGCTGGGCTACGACGTCGTCGTCGAGGAAGGGGCCGGTGCCGCCTCGTCATTCCCGGATGCCGCGTATCGCGACGCCGGCGCGCAGATCGATGGCCGCGACGAGGCGTGGGCGTCCGACGTCGTGCTCAAGGTCAACCCGCCGACGCCGGCGGAGGTCGAGCTGCTCGCCGACGGCGCCACGATCGTCTGCCTCTTGGCCCCCGCGCTCCGCCCCGACGTGCGGGAGTCGCTGCAGACGCGCGGCATCACGGCACTCGCCCTCGACGCCGTGCCCCGCATCTCGCGCGCGCAGTCGATGGACGCGCTCAGCTCGATGGCCAACATCTCGGGCTATCGCGCGGTGGTCGAGGCGGCGCACGAGTTCGGACGCTTCTTCACCGGCCAGGTGACCGCCGCCGGCAAGGTCCCGCCCGCGAAGGTGCTGGTCGCCGGCGCGGGGGTGGCGGGGCTGGCGGCCATCGGCGCGGCATCGTCGCTGGGGGCGATCGTGCGGGCCACCGACCCGCGGCCCGAGGTCGCCGACCAGGTGCGCTCCATCGGCGGCGAGTACCTGCCGGTGGTCGTGGACGAGGTGATGGAATCCGGCGACGGCTACGCGAAGGCGACCAGCGAGGCCTATGACCGCGCCGCGGCCGCGCTGTACTCGGCGCAGGCGCGGGAGGTCGACGTCGTCATCACGACCGCGCTGATCCCGGGGCGTCCGGCGCCGCGCCTGCTCACCGCAGCGGATGTCGCGAGCATGAAGCCCGGCAGCGTGATCGTGGACATGGCCGCCGCCCAGGGCGGGAACGTCGAGGGCACGATCGACGGGGAACGCGTGGTCACCGACAACGGGGTGATCATCCTCGGCTACTCCGACCTGGCATCCCGGCTTCCCGCGCAGGCGTCGCAGCTGTACGGCACCAACCTCGTGAACCTGCTGGCCCTGCTCACCCCCGGCAAGGACGGGAGACTGGTCCTCGATTTCGACGACGTCGTGCAGCGCTCGATCACGGTCGTCCGCGACGGGCGGTCGACCTGGCCGCCACCGCCGGTGCCGGTGTCGGCGGCGCCGGCCGCGGCATCCACCCCGGCGGTTAGCACGGCCCCGGCGGCACCGAAGCGCACCCTGTCGCCTGCGGGCCGCACCGGGCTGATCGCCCTCGGCATCGCTGCCCTCTTCGTGGTGTCGGCGGTCGCCCCGGCGCCGTTGCCGCAGCACCTGACGGTGCTGGTGCTGTCGGTGATCGTCGGGTTCTACGTGATCGGCAAGGTGCACCACGCGCTGCACACGCCGCTCATGAGCGTCACCAACGCGATCTCGGGCATCATCATCGTCGGCGCCATGCTGCAGGTGACCACCCCCGACCCGGCGGTGCAGATTTTGGCCGCGGTCGCGGTGCTCCTGGCATCCGTCAACATCTTCGGGGGGTTCGCGGTCACGCGCCGCATGCTCGCCATGTTCTCGAAGGGCGACCGATGA
- a CDS encoding HAD-IIA family hydrolase, translating into MRTRADIDCWLTDMDGVLVHENRPIPGAAELLAQWRDTGTPFLVLTNNPIFTPRDLSARLRASGLDVPEESIWTSALATAEFLRSQLPGGTAYVIGEAGLTTALHEAGYIMTETQPDYVVVGETRQYSFEAITRAIRFINNGARFIVTNPDATGPTPYGVVPATGAFAALITKATGREPYVVGKPNPMMFRSALNRIGAHSESTGMIGDRMDTDVIAAIEAGLHSVLVLTGISDRAEIERYPFRPDEILDSVADLVTEPIETELPEVL; encoded by the coding sequence ATGCGGACCCGTGCCGACATCGACTGCTGGCTGACCGACATGGACGGCGTACTCGTGCACGAGAACCGTCCGATTCCGGGAGCCGCCGAACTGCTGGCACAGTGGCGCGACACCGGCACCCCGTTCCTGGTGCTGACGAACAACCCGATCTTCACGCCGCGCGATCTCAGCGCACGGCTCCGCGCCTCGGGGCTCGACGTGCCCGAGGAGAGCATCTGGACCTCGGCGCTGGCGACGGCGGAGTTCCTGCGCTCGCAGCTGCCCGGCGGCACCGCCTACGTCATCGGCGAGGCAGGGCTGACCACCGCCCTGCACGAAGCCGGCTACATCATGACCGAGACGCAGCCGGACTACGTCGTGGTCGGTGAGACGCGCCAGTACTCGTTCGAGGCGATCACCCGGGCGATCCGGTTCATCAACAACGGGGCCCGGTTCATCGTCACGAACCCCGATGCCACCGGCCCGACCCCGTACGGCGTCGTCCCCGCCACCGGAGCGTTCGCGGCGCTCATCACCAAGGCCACCGGTCGGGAGCCCTACGTGGTCGGCAAGCCCAACCCGATGATGTTCCGCTCGGCCCTCAACCGCATCGGCGCGCACTCCGAGTCCACCGGCATGATCGGCGACCGCATGGACACCGACGTCATCGCGGCGATCGAGGCGGGCCTGCACTCGGTGCTCGTGCTCACCGGCATCAGCGACCGCGCCGAGATCGAGCGCTACCCGTTCCGCCCCGACGAGATCCTCGACTCCGTCGCCGACCTCGTCACCGAGCCGATCGAGACCGAGCTGCCCGAGGTGCTGTGA
- a CDS encoding YdeI/OmpD-associated family protein produces the protein MGAFDEAEVLRAADAATWRAWLERHHASSRGVWLLRPRAGVVLELVDYGDAVRQALCFGWIDGTVKPHDAETIGQWYAPRRPGSGWAATNKARVAELEASGEMAEAGRRVIAEAKASGAWELLDGPEAGIEPPELTAALDAVPVARAKWDAFPPSARKMGLTAVAMAKRTETKAARIAKIVADAAEGRRP, from the coding sequence ATGGGGGCCTTCGACGAGGCCGAGGTGCTGCGGGCGGCGGATGCCGCCACCTGGCGCGCGTGGCTGGAACGCCACCACGCGTCGTCGCGGGGGGTGTGGCTGCTGCGCCCGCGGGCGGGGGTCGTGCTGGAACTGGTGGACTACGGCGATGCCGTGCGTCAGGCGCTGTGCTTCGGCTGGATCGACGGCACGGTGAAGCCCCACGACGCCGAGACGATCGGGCAGTGGTACGCGCCCCGCCGTCCCGGCAGCGGCTGGGCGGCGACGAACAAGGCCCGGGTGGCGGAGCTCGAGGCCTCGGGCGAGATGGCCGAGGCGGGACGGCGGGTCATCGCCGAGGCGAAGGCGAGCGGCGCGTGGGAGCTGCTCGACGGCCCCGAGGCCGGCATCGAGCCGCCCGAGCTGACCGCGGCGCTCGACGCGGTGCCGGTCGCTCGGGCGAAGTGGGATGCCTTCCCGCCGTCGGCGCGCAAGATGGGACTGACTGCGGTGGCGATGGCCAAGCGCACCGAGACGAAGGCGGCGCGCATCGCGAAGATCGTGGCCGACGCGGCGGAAGGAAGACGACCCTGA